CAGGAAATCAGTTCAATACGATCTGGACCAATCATATCGGATACTTCGTTGATTATGTTAAAGCCACTGGTGCCAATGACCAGGCTGCCAAAGATGAAGCCCTTAAGAATCTATCAGGATATAAAGAAGAATTCTCTAATTTCCTGGAAACAGCAACGGGTGAACGATTAAAATCCGATAGTTTGGCAGAAGGGCTTCAAATGCATATCAACCAGCTGATCGGCGCATTTGACAGTTATGTAGCCGGCGACTATGAAAAGGCTTACGAATATGAACGTGAAGCGATCGGTCATATGGGAATGGTAGCAAAAGGTCTCTCAAGTGCGATCACGGACCAATACCCGGACAAATTCGAAAATACGATGGCGGTAACACCGGCAACGGATTTACGCTCTACACTTAACCATCTTTTAACAGAGCATGCGGCCCTTGCGACAATGGCGATGCAAAACGGGATCGACGGTTCTAAAGACTTCGATGCTTCCGTCAATGCGCTGAATGCCAATACGGAAGATCTTTCAGCAGCGATTGCTTCTGTATACGGTGAAGAGGCCGGAAACCAATTTAAGGACATGTGGTCAAAACACATCGGGTTCTTCGTGGACTATGTAAAGGCGACCGGTGCTGAAGATGAAGCCGCAAAAGAAGAAGCAATCAAGAATCTTGATGGCTACCGTGCTGAATTCTCTAAATTCCTGGAAACAGCTACAGACGGACGTTTAGAATCAGACGCTCTTGCAGATGGCCTTCAAATGCACGTTGAACAATTGATTGGTGCTTTTGACAGCTACGTAGCAGGCGACTATGAAAAGGCCTGGGATGGAATCCGCATGGCATATGAACATATGCTGAACCCTGCAAAAGGTTTATCAGGAGCTTTCGCGGATCAATTCCCTGACAAGTTCAAAGCCAACATGCCTTCTGAAATGCCAAATACCGGGATGGGTGGAACGGCTGACAACAACGAATTCCCATTCGAATACCTTCTTGCAGCCCTGTTGATCATCGCGGGTGGTACAACCCTTGGAATGAAAAAATACGCTTCACATAAACAATAATCTTTAACATGAGAGGGACGGACCTATTATAGGTCCGTCCCCCAGTGTGAAGAATGAAAGGAGTGGCTTCACATAATGTATACTATGAGGGTTGTACTACTTGTGCTTGTACTATTGCCCATTTCTGCCTGTTCTGCAGGAATTAGTTCAAATCCTTCAGAAGAAAAGGCGAAAACCCCCAAGGAGCAGGAAAAACCGACAACTCAGATGGCCAGCACCACCACTTCCCCATCCCAATTTGCAGACACGATCATCAAAGATGAACGCAGCGGAATCGTACCGGCCACGATTGAAATCCCTGCCATTGATGTTTCCACAAGCATCGAAGCTGTCGGATTGAAGGAAAATGGCGAAATGGCCGTAACAGAAAGCTTTGAGACGACTGCCTGGTACGAGGGTGGTTACAAGCCCGGTGAACCCGGAAATGCCGTGATCGGAGGTCATGTGGACAGCCGGAATGGCCCCGCCGTTTTTTATAAGCTGAATAAGCTTTCAAAGGGCGATGAAATCATCGTCAAAAATAAAGAAGGTGAAAAGAGGACCTTTGTGGTGATGGAAAAGAAAGAATACCCATGGGATGATGCCCCCTTGAAATCCATCTTTGGCTATTCCCCTGCAAGCTCTCTTAACCTCATCACCTGTACCGGGGAC
The DNA window shown above is from Rossellomorea vietnamensis and carries:
- a CDS encoding copper amine oxidase, translated to MKMKKSYLAVPLSMTLLIPTAGAVSAHNGEDHSHDAKVDTPAGELRTTLDRLLTEHAYLAVEAMRRGAEGAEDFDAAAGALNDNAADLKGAIASVYGEEAGNQFNTIWTNHIGYFVDYVKATGANDQAAKDEALKNLSGYKEEFSNFLETATGERLKSDSLAEGLQMHINQLIGAFDSYVAGDYEKAYEYEREAIGHMGMVAKGLSSAITDQYPDKFENTMAVTPATDLRSTLNHLLTEHAALATMAMQNGIDGSKDFDASVNALNANTEDLSAAIASVYGEEAGNQFKDMWSKHIGFFVDYVKATGAEDEAAKEEAIKNLDGYRAEFSKFLETATDGRLESDALADGLQMHVEQLIGAFDSYVAGDYEKAWDGIRMAYEHMLNPAKGLSGAFADQFPDKFKANMPSEMPNTGMGGTADNNEFPFEYLLAALLIIAGGTTLGMKKYASHKQ
- a CDS encoding class F sortase codes for the protein MYTMRVVLLVLVLLPISACSAGISSNPSEEKAKTPKEQEKPTTQMASTTTSPSQFADTIIKDERSGIVPATIEIPAIDVSTSIEAVGLKENGEMAVTESFETTAWYEGGYKPGEPGNAVIGGHVDSRNGPAVFYKLNKLSKGDEIIVKNKEGEKRTFVVMEKKEYPWDDAPLKSIFGYSPASSLNLITCTGDFDHSARNYSKRLVVYTELKS